In Streptomyces nodosus, one DNA window encodes the following:
- a CDS encoding NAD-dependent malic enzyme, with protein sequence MTESHARTPATPGVLVDPLRNRGVAFTAREREALGLTGRLPSGVLTLTQQARRAYRQMRAQGSDLAKNVYLEQLHDRNETLYFKVLGDHLAELLPIVYDPTVGEAIEKYSHEYRRPRGIFLSVDRPDDMEKAFATLQLGPEDVDLIVCTDAEEILGIGDWGVGGIQISVGKLAVYTAAAGVDPRRVVAVSLDVGTDRTSLLEDPLYLGNRHPRVRGARYDAFIETYLETASSAFPDALLHFEDFGPGNARRILDRHGGRYRIFNDDIQGTGAVTLAAALSAVKVSGLRLRDQKLVVFGAGTAGVGIADQLRDAMIRDGQDPERAVAQVWLIDRQGLLTRDMTGLRDFQQPYARDPGEVADWARDARDDGAISLLETVRRVRPTILLGTSTVHGAFTREVVEAMAEGTERPVIFPISNPTSRIEAMPADVLAWSGGKALVATGIPVPPVTCGGVTHQIGQANNALLYPGLGLGTIVSGASQVTAGMLLAAAGAVADQVDPSEPGASLLPPVDDLRESSALTAIAVVRAALEDGVATSKPTDIEEAVREAMWQPVYTDGTAS encoded by the coding sequence ATGACCGAGAGTCACGCGCGGACCCCGGCCACCCCCGGCGTCCTGGTGGATCCGCTGCGTAACCGCGGTGTGGCCTTCACGGCGCGGGAACGCGAGGCCCTCGGCCTGACCGGGCGCCTGCCTTCCGGAGTGCTCACGCTCACCCAGCAGGCTCGGCGCGCCTACCGGCAGATGCGGGCCCAGGGCAGCGACCTGGCCAAGAACGTCTATCTGGAGCAGCTGCACGACCGCAACGAAACCCTGTACTTCAAGGTTCTCGGTGACCATCTGGCGGAGCTGCTGCCCATCGTCTACGACCCCACCGTGGGCGAGGCGATCGAGAAGTACTCCCATGAGTACCGCCGCCCCCGCGGGATCTTTCTGTCCGTCGACCGGCCCGACGACATGGAGAAGGCCTTCGCCACGCTTCAACTCGGGCCCGAGGACGTCGATCTGATCGTGTGCACCGACGCGGAGGAGATCCTGGGCATCGGCGACTGGGGCGTGGGCGGGATCCAGATCTCGGTCGGCAAACTGGCGGTGTACACGGCGGCCGCCGGTGTCGACCCACGTCGTGTCGTCGCCGTGTCGCTGGACGTGGGCACCGACCGTACCTCGCTGCTGGAGGACCCGCTGTATCTGGGCAACCGGCACCCCCGGGTCCGCGGCGCGCGGTACGACGCGTTCATCGAGACCTATCTGGAGACCGCGTCGTCCGCCTTCCCCGACGCCCTGCTGCACTTCGAGGACTTCGGCCCCGGCAACGCACGGCGGATCCTGGACCGGCACGGCGGCCGCTACCGGATCTTCAACGACGACATCCAGGGCACCGGGGCCGTCACCTTGGCCGCCGCGCTCTCCGCCGTCAAGGTCAGCGGGCTGCGGCTGCGGGACCAGAAGCTGGTCGTCTTCGGTGCCGGGACCGCCGGGGTGGGCATCGCCGACCAGCTGCGTGACGCGATGATCCGCGACGGCCAGGATCCGGAACGGGCCGTCGCCCAGGTCTGGCTCATCGACAGACAGGGGCTGCTCACCCGGGACATGACCGGTCTGCGCGACTTCCAGCAGCCCTACGCACGCGATCCCGGCGAGGTCGCCGACTGGGCCAGGGACGCCAGGGACGACGGGGCGATCTCCCTGCTGGAGACGGTGCGTCGGGTCAGGCCGACGATCCTGCTGGGTACCTCCACGGTGCACGGCGCGTTCACCCGTGAGGTCGTCGAGGCCATGGCCGAGGGCACGGAGCGGCCCGTCATCTTCCCGATCTCCAACCCCACCTCGCGGATCGAGGCGATGCCCGCCGACGTCCTCGCCTGGTCCGGGGGAAAGGCGCTGGTCGCGACCGGCATTCCGGTCCCGCCCGTGACCTGTGGCGGGGTGACCCATCAGATCGGGCAGGCCAACAACGCACTGCTGTACCCGGGACTGGGCCTGGGCACGATCGTCTCCGGGGCGTCCCAGGTGACCGCGGGCATGCTGCTGGCCGCCGCGGGGGCCGTCGCGGACCAGGTCGACCCGTCCGAGCCGGGCGCCTCCCTGCTGCCGCCGGTGGACGATCTCCGGGAATCCTCCGCACTCACCGCGATCGCGGTGGTCAGGGCGGCCCTCGAGGACGGCGTGGCCACCAGCAAACCCACCGACATCGAAGAGGCCGTCCGGGAAGCCATGTGGCAGCCGGTCTACACCGACGGCACGGCGTCATGA
- the fumC gene encoding class II fumarate hydratase translates to MSTPHSDPGRDGPAHRDEAPEILDIPIGLDATGTRRETDSMGAIEVPADRYWGAQTQRSLIHFSIGDDRMPKAVYHAYGHVKKAAARVNGRAGRLPGWKAELIERVADEVIDGELDGHFPLFVWQTGSGTQSNMNANEVISNRAIQLVGGKLGSKSPIHPNDDVNMGQSSNDTFPTAMHIAAVKEVHEHLLPCVRALQQAIETKAQQWHDVVKIGRTHLEDAVPLTVGQEWSGYAHQLQQAADRLIGSAEGLYELAMGGTAVGTGLNAPPGFGEQAAAEIASATGYPFTSAENKFAAQGGLDAMSGASAGLRALALPLMKIANDIRWLASGPRCGLDELALPANEPGSSIMPGKVNPTQCEAMVMVCIQVLSEDGAVTFADTQGNFELNAMRPIVIDNFLHAATILADACTKFRQFCIEGVQLNRDRIDSYVDRSLMLVTALSPVIGYDKASAIAHKADDEDTTLREAALASGYISADDFDRIVRPATMVGRT, encoded by the coding sequence ATGAGCACACCGCACTCCGACCCCGGCCGGGACGGACCGGCTCACCGGGACGAGGCCCCGGAGATCCTCGACATCCCCATCGGCCTGGACGCGACCGGCACCCGGCGGGAGACCGACTCCATGGGGGCCATCGAGGTGCCGGCCGACCGCTACTGGGGCGCCCAGACACAGCGGTCCCTGATCCACTTCTCCATCGGGGACGACCGGATGCCCAAGGCGGTCTACCACGCCTACGGCCACGTCAAGAAGGCCGCCGCCCGCGTCAACGGGCGCGCCGGACGGCTGCCGGGCTGGAAGGCCGAACTGATCGAGCGGGTGGCCGACGAGGTCATCGACGGCGAACTCGACGGTCACTTCCCGCTGTTCGTGTGGCAGACGGGCTCCGGCACCCAGTCCAACATGAACGCCAACGAGGTGATCAGCAACCGTGCCATTCAGCTGGTCGGCGGGAAGCTGGGCAGCAAGTCCCCGATCCATCCCAACGACGACGTCAACATGGGGCAGTCGTCCAACGACACCTTCCCCACCGCCATGCACATCGCCGCGGTCAAGGAGGTCCATGAACATCTGCTGCCCTGTGTACGGGCGTTGCAGCAGGCCATCGAGACCAAGGCGCAGCAGTGGCACGACGTGGTGAAGATCGGCCGTACCCATCTGGAGGACGCCGTCCCACTCACGGTGGGGCAGGAATGGTCCGGCTACGCCCACCAGTTGCAGCAGGCCGCCGACCGGCTCATCGGCTCCGCCGAGGGCCTGTACGAGCTGGCCATGGGCGGTACCGCGGTGGGCACGGGGCTCAACGCCCCGCCCGGGTTCGGCGAGCAGGCCGCGGCCGAGATCGCCTCCGCGACCGGCTATCCGTTCACCTCCGCGGAGAACAAGTTCGCGGCCCAGGGCGGACTGGACGCCATGAGCGGCGCCTCCGCCGGGCTGCGGGCTCTGGCCCTGCCGCTGATGAAGATCGCCAACGACATCCGCTGGCTGGCCTCCGGACCCCGCTGCGGCCTCGACGAACTCGCCCTCCCGGCGAACGAGCCGGGCTCCTCGATCATGCCGGGCAAGGTCAACCCGACGCAGTGCGAGGCCATGGTCATGGTGTGCATCCAGGTGCTGTCCGAGGACGGGGCCGTCACCTTCGCCGACACCCAGGGCAATTTCGAGCTCAACGCCATGCGCCCGATCGTCATCGACAATTTCCTGCACGCGGCGACCATCCTCGCCGACGCCTGCACCAAGTTCCGTCAGTTCTGCATCGAGGGCGTCCAGCTCAACAGGGACCGGATCGACAGCTATGTCGACCGGTCCCTGATGCTGGTCACCGCGCTCTCACCCGTGATCGGCTACGACAAGGCGTCCGCGATCGCCCACAAGGCCGACGACGAGGACACCACCCTGCGCGAGGCCGCCCTGGCCTCCGGCTACATCAGCGCCGACGACTTCGACCGCATCGTCCGTCCCGCCACCATGGTCGGCCGGACATAG
- a CDS encoding NADPH-dependent F420 reductase, whose translation MTTIGILGTGRVGGRLAHALASVGHDIILGSRNPDAMDPDRTAGLGPAIRLAEQRAAIALSDIVIHAGPGDTALDRLRAHEAELAGKILIDVSNATHDAPDGLPGELVHPDGSLAERLQRALPETRVVKTLNTMLFPVMTAPGSLATPPTVYLSGDDEDAKKAVAGILADLGWRPEWIEDLGDITTARATEALILLVPHVMRRGGFRPFAVSLAR comes from the coding sequence ATGACCACCATCGGCATCCTCGGCACGGGACGCGTCGGCGGCCGGCTGGCCCACGCGCTCGCCTCCGTCGGCCACGACATCATCCTCGGCAGCCGCAACCCCGACGCGATGGACCCGGACCGGACCGCCGGCCTCGGCCCCGCGATCCGCCTCGCCGAGCAGCGCGCCGCCATCGCCCTCTCCGACATCGTCATCCACGCGGGCCCCGGCGACACCGCCCTGGACCGGCTGCGGGCCCACGAGGCCGAACTCGCCGGCAAGATCCTGATCGATGTCTCCAACGCGACCCACGACGCGCCGGACGGGCTCCCCGGCGAACTCGTCCACCCCGACGGCAGCCTGGCCGAACGGCTCCAGCGGGCCCTGCCCGAGACCCGTGTCGTCAAGACCCTGAACACCATGCTCTTCCCGGTGATGACCGCGCCCGGCTCGCTGGCCACGCCGCCGACCGTCTATCTCTCCGGGGACGACGAGGACGCCAAGAAGGCCGTCGCCGGGATCCTGGCCGATCTGGGCTGGCGTCCGGAGTGGATCGAGGATCTCGGAGACATCACCACCGCCCGCGCGACCGAGGCGCTCATCCTGCTGGTCCCCCATGTGATGCGCCGGGGCGGCTTCCGGCCGTTCGCCGTGTCCCTCGCGCGCTGA
- a CDS encoding inositol monophosphatase family protein, whose amino-acid sequence MSAAMTPGVDEVLLSRVVAAVTVAGATLRDRSTRHARGVSLREVVDEIHANDAAVLDVLKAPLLEARPGSGWAEDELAGGALPDGEWWVVDPAEGNINHVHGMPDWAVTATLVRDNRPVLTVVHLPLTGDTYTALAGAGAELNGAPLHVSAKTDLAASLVGTGQARPGEDETTFRRIGESVTAMLINGLVVRVSVPATLQLIHVAAGRMDAFWQFSDVRSGLVAGALLVSEAGGTVTDLHGAPWTLAHRDFLAAAPGIHRAASRVLAPLA is encoded by the coding sequence ATGTCCGCTGCCATGACTCCCGGTGTCGACGAGGTCCTGCTGTCCCGGGTCGTCGCGGCCGTCACCGTCGCCGGGGCCACCCTGCGCGACCGCTCCACCCGCCACGCCCGTGGCGTGAGCCTGCGGGAGGTCGTCGACGAGATCCATGCGAACGACGCCGCGGTTCTGGACGTTCTCAAGGCCCCTCTGCTGGAGGCCCGACCCGGCTCCGGGTGGGCCGAGGACGAGCTGGCGGGCGGCGCGCTGCCGGACGGCGAGTGGTGGGTCGTCGACCCGGCCGAGGGCAACATCAACCATGTCCACGGCATGCCGGACTGGGCGGTGACCGCCACGCTCGTACGGGACAACCGCCCGGTACTGACGGTCGTTCACCTCCCGCTGACCGGCGACACCTACACCGCGCTCGCGGGAGCGGGTGCCGAGCTCAACGGCGCTCCGCTGCACGTCTCCGCCAAGACCGACCTGGCCGCCTCCCTCGTCGGCACCGGCCAGGCGAGGCCCGGCGAGGACGAGACCACCTTCCGCAGGATCGGGGAGTCGGTCACGGCCATGCTGATCAACGGTCTGGTGGTCCGGGTCTCCGTCCCGGCGACCCTCCAGCTGATCCATGTCGCGGCCGGCCGGATGGACGCCTTCTGGCAGTTCTCCGACGTCCGCTCCGGCCTTGTCGCCGGCGCGCTGCTGGTCTCCGAGGCCGGGGGCACCGTCACCGACCTCCATGGCGCCCCCTGGACGCTCGCCCACCGCGACTTCCTGGCCGCCGCCCCCGGCATCCACCGGGCCGCCTCCCGGGTCCTGGCCCCACTCGCCTGA
- a CDS encoding LysR family transcriptional regulator codes for MQLDLNLLTALDALLEEGSVAGAADRLHVTAPAMSRSLGRIRKVTGDQILVRTGRTMVPTAHALAIREQVHDLVQRAHAVLSPEQEVDLTTLERVFTVRWHDALAAACGPALVAAVHREAPGVRLRIVAESGSDTPELRRGAVDLESGSAEPAVPDIRSRFIAEDRLVVALRPGHPLTAEREPLTAERYAAAEHLTVSRRGRLRDPVDDVMDALDLRRRVVAATPTAATALRLALGTDLLVTVPEAVTRSARQELGLATLPLPLDMPPIPLFLLWHQRYDNDRAHRWLRDRAHHAMQAVFAPPDARGRNAGTR; via the coding sequence ATGCAATTGGATCTGAATCTGCTCACCGCACTGGACGCGCTGCTGGAGGAGGGCAGCGTGGCCGGCGCCGCGGACCGTCTGCATGTGACCGCACCCGCTATGAGCCGCTCCCTGGGACGCATCCGGAAGGTGACCGGCGACCAGATCCTGGTCCGTACCGGGCGCACCATGGTCCCCACCGCCCATGCGCTGGCCATCCGTGAACAGGTCCACGACCTGGTGCAACGCGCCCACGCCGTGCTGTCCCCGGAGCAGGAGGTCGATCTGACCACGCTGGAGCGGGTGTTCACCGTGCGCTGGCACGACGCGCTGGCCGCGGCCTGCGGACCTGCCCTGGTGGCCGCGGTGCACCGGGAAGCTCCGGGGGTCCGCCTGAGGATCGTCGCCGAATCGGGCTCCGACACCCCCGAACTGCGCCGCGGCGCAGTGGATCTGGAGTCCGGGTCCGCCGAGCCGGCCGTGCCCGACATCCGGAGCCGCTTCATCGCCGAGGACCGACTGGTCGTCGCCCTGCGCCCCGGGCACCCGCTCACCGCTGAACGCGAACCGCTCACCGCCGAGCGTTATGCCGCCGCGGAACACCTCACCGTCTCCCGCCGCGGACGGCTGCGCGATCCGGTCGACGACGTCATGGACGCCCTCGATCTGCGACGGCGCGTCGTCGCCGCCACCCCCACCGCTGCCACCGCCCTGCGTCTGGCCCTGGGCACCGACCTCCTGGTGACCGTCCCGGAAGCGGTCACCCGGTCCGCCCGGCAGGAACTGGGCCTGGCGACACTGCCGTTGCCCCTGGACATGCCGCCGATCCCGCTGTTCCTCCTATGGCACCAGCGGTACGACAACGACCGCGCCCACCGGTGGCTGCGCGACCGGGCCCATCACGCCATGCAGGCGGTCTTCGCCCCACCGGACGCGCGCGGCAGGAACGCGGGGACCCGGTGA
- a CDS encoding inositol monophosphatase family protein encodes MTSSSTDLDDAGVALAAARAGAEVVRTLYGRRLARIDKGGGDFATAADVEAERTILGVLHAARPDDAVLGEESGRHGDPDAERRWLVDPLCGTLNYAAGNPLVAVNVALRTGPAAVADPFSGEIFFTDGETARVRKGEEDDTRLTPTSAGRLVDVNLDPPFPSAPGFRAVDLLAHPGFAERFQPRVLSTTLALAWVAAGKRAAYVTDGADPSASVHFAAGIALCRAAGCVVTGIDGTPIGPASRGLVAAADAETHRHLMSLIRDPH; translated from the coding sequence ATGACCAGCTCCTCCACGGATCTCGACGACGCCGGGGTCGCCCTGGCCGCGGCACGGGCCGGCGCGGAGGTGGTGCGCACCCTGTACGGCCGGCGGCTCGCCCGGATCGACAAGGGCGGCGGGGACTTCGCCACGGCAGCGGATGTGGAGGCCGAGCGGACGATCCTCGGCGTGCTGCACGCCGCCCGGCCGGACGACGCGGTGCTCGGCGAGGAGAGCGGACGGCACGGGGATCCCGACGCGGAGCGCCGATGGCTGGTGGATCCCCTGTGCGGCACGCTGAACTACGCCGCCGGCAACCCCCTGGTCGCCGTCAATGTGGCGCTGCGCACGGGACCGGCCGCCGTGGCCGACCCGTTCAGCGGAGAGATCTTCTTCACCGACGGTGAGACCGCCCGGGTACGGAAGGGCGAGGAGGACGACACCCGGCTGACGCCCACGTCCGCCGGCCGGTTGGTGGACGTCAACCTGGATCCGCCGTTCCCGAGCGCGCCCGGATTCCGGGCCGTGGACCTGTTGGCCCACCCCGGGTTCGCCGAGCGGTTCCAGCCGCGGGTCCTCTCCACGACGCTCGCACTGGCCTGGGTCGCCGCCGGAAAGCGCGCCGCCTATGTCACCGACGGCGCCGACCCGTCCGCGAGCGTCCACTTCGCCGCCGGCATCGCACTGTGCAGAGCCGCCGGCTGCGTGGTCACCGGCATCGACGGCACCCCGATCGGGCCGGCGAGCCGCGGGCTCGTCGCGGCCGCCGACGCCGAGACCCACCGGCACCTGATGTCCCTGATCCGCGATCCGCACTGA
- a CDS encoding MFS transporter — protein sequence MVALVQTASSLPVLLLGLLAGALADIVDRRRLLLLAQVLMVAAAGLLAALTAAGHINPYGVLALTFVLGCGTALMNPAWQAILPELVPRDQIPAAATLGGVNMNLARAVGPALGGLVVALVGTAAVFALNALSFVATVAALLTWHRRSEPDPLGAERMLPAVRAGYRYVRHAPRVRRVLARTLLFVPAGAALWSLLPVLARRQLGLGAGGYGLLLGAIGVGAVLGAVLLPRVRGRWSSNMALVGGGVLLAIVLALLALVRVPWLIGVVLVLSGVAWVAVLSTLNSQMQVTVPEWVRARALAVYLTAFQGSMAVGAAVWGAVADAVGAGAAVLVAAVVLAVGSLAGYRLAVPDNLLDRSPALHHPAPVMMLDPAQFAGPVLVTVAYRVPADRADAFVTSMGTVGRSRLRTGALHWNLYRDGADPERYLETFLVASWEEHLRQHGGRLTGYDREAEARTRAMLDPTDSLQVSHYLPARAGGRP from the coding sequence ATGGTCGCTCTGGTGCAGACCGCGAGCAGCCTGCCCGTGCTGCTCCTGGGCCTGCTGGCCGGCGCCCTGGCCGACATCGTCGACCGCCGGCGACTGCTGCTCCTGGCCCAGGTGCTGATGGTGGCGGCCGCGGGACTGCTGGCCGCCCTGACCGCGGCGGGACACATCAACCCCTACGGCGTACTCGCCCTGACCTTCGTCCTCGGCTGCGGCACCGCGCTGATGAACCCCGCCTGGCAGGCGATCCTGCCCGAGCTGGTGCCCCGCGACCAGATCCCCGCCGCCGCGACCCTGGGCGGGGTGAACATGAACCTCGCCAGGGCCGTGGGCCCCGCCCTCGGCGGCCTGGTGGTGGCCCTGGTGGGCACCGCGGCGGTCTTCGCCCTCAACGCGCTCTCCTTCGTCGCCACCGTCGCCGCGCTGCTCACCTGGCACCGGCGGAGCGAACCTGACCCGCTGGGGGCCGAGCGGATGCTCCCCGCGGTGCGCGCCGGCTACCGCTATGTGCGCCATGCCCCCCGGGTGCGCCGGGTGCTGGCCCGCACCCTGCTGTTCGTCCCGGCCGGCGCCGCCCTGTGGTCGCTGCTGCCCGTCCTCGCCCGGCGGCAGCTGGGGCTCGGCGCGGGCGGATACGGGCTGCTGCTCGGCGCGATCGGGGTCGGGGCCGTGCTCGGTGCCGTACTGCTGCCCCGCGTCCGCGGCCGGTGGTCCAGCAATATGGCGCTGGTGGGCGGGGGAGTCCTCCTTGCGATCGTCCTCGCCCTGCTGGCGCTGGTGCGCGTCCCCTGGCTCATCGGGGTGGTCCTGGTGCTGTCGGGCGTCGCCTGGGTCGCCGTACTGTCCACCCTCAACTCCCAGATGCAGGTCACGGTGCCCGAATGGGTCAGGGCACGGGCCCTGGCCGTCTATCTGACGGCCTTCCAGGGGAGCATGGCCGTGGGCGCCGCGGTGTGGGGAGCGGTCGCCGACGCGGTCGGTGCGGGCGCCGCCGTGCTGGTGGCCGCGGTGGTGCTGGCCGTCGGCTCACTGGCCGGGTATCGCCTCGCGGTCCCCGACAACCTTCTGGACCGGTCTCCCGCACTGCACCACCCGGCACCCGTGATGATGCTCGATCCCGCGCAGTTCGCCGGACCGGTCCTGGTCACCGTCGCCTACCGGGTGCCCGCTGACCGCGCCGACGCCTTCGTCACGTCGATGGGCACGGTAGGACGCTCCCGGCTGCGCACCGGCGCACTGCACTGGAACCTCTACCGGGACGGCGCGGACCCCGAGCGCTATCTGGAGACCTTTCTGGTGGCCTCCTGGGAAGAACATCTCCGGCAGCACGGCGGCCGGCTCACCGGCTACGACCGGGAGGCCGAGGCGAGGACCAGGGCCATGCTGGACCCCACGGACTCCCTCCAGGTCTCCCACTACCTCCCGGCCAGGGCAGGAGGCCGGCCATGA
- a CDS encoding MIP/aquaporin family protein: protein MTHPSRDPAPSGPPEPQNGADSRFTPAVIAQRSALELLLTAVLLFGVVTIVRWVAGPSPLSAAVPQIHLQLLIIGGGVGLLLAALIISPPGRISGGHINPAISLAMWRFGVFPGAAVTPYAVAQLVGSLLGVLAARALWGPVTGRPPVTHAALQPATGWTAAELFVVEAVSMGVIVYLVGFFLQSPRLAPLVPWLVGLLIGGAIAGLGTTSGGSDNPARQFGPAVVSGRLGFLWVYLVAPMVGAVLAALVLQQVRTCREVRTHRLCGTRADGSALTAEDTPDTRP from the coding sequence ATGACACATCCCTCCCGCGACCCCGCACCGTCCGGCCCGCCGGAACCGCAGAACGGAGCCGACAGCCGCTTCACCCCCGCGGTGATCGCACAACGCAGCGCCCTGGAACTGCTGCTGACGGCCGTGCTGCTCTTCGGTGTGGTCACGATCGTGCGCTGGGTCGCCGGACCCTCCCCCCTCTCGGCGGCCGTCCCGCAGATCCATCTGCAGCTCCTCATCATCGGCGGCGGTGTGGGGCTGCTGCTGGCCGCACTGATCATCAGCCCGCCCGGCAGAATCTCCGGAGGGCACATCAACCCGGCGATCTCACTGGCCATGTGGCGCTTCGGCGTCTTCCCCGGGGCGGCCGTCACCCCCTATGCGGTGGCCCAGCTCGTCGGCTCGCTGCTCGGGGTGCTCGCGGCCCGAGCGCTGTGGGGTCCGGTGACGGGGCGTCCGCCCGTCACCCATGCGGCCCTGCAGCCCGCGACCGGCTGGACGGCCGCCGAACTGTTCGTGGTGGAGGCCGTCAGCATGGGCGTCATCGTCTATCTGGTGGGATTCTTCCTGCAGAGCCCCCGGCTGGCCCCTCTGGTCCCCTGGCTCGTCGGACTGCTGATCGGAGGGGCGATCGCCGGTCTGGGCACCACCTCCGGAGGATCGGACAACCCCGCACGCCAGTTCGGCCCTGCGGTGGTCTCCGGCAGGCTCGGCTTCCTCTGGGTCTATCTGGTCGCACCCATGGTCGGGGCCGTGCTCGCGGCCCTCGTCCTCCAGCAGGTGCGCACCTGCCGGGAGGTGCGCACCCACCGGCTGTGCGGAACCCGCGCCGACGGCTCCGCCCTCACCGCCGAGGACACGCCGGACACTCGGCCGTAG
- a CDS encoding CocE/NonD family hydrolase, translated as MNRRRAATSAASALVTTFALTATLAGPATAAPGTATEPTTTTQAGAGAVATATTPVTHQENDRVPEGSVWTQHYFPSSDRSGTELHADVLLPENLPRGKKVPVILSIGPYFGHSGQTDPEGWTHTGPSSRFQDFVEGTDLFARGYAFVMVDLRGFGGSTGCLDWGGPGEQADVKAAVDWASKQSWSTGAVGMYGKSYDAVTGLIGNDLKQKPLKAVVAQEPVWDMYQYIYSNGVPRPNVTGTANAYNGIATLPQLADDDPHYLANAEWEKTHPECLTENSAGYKIADQKDKHWTDRDLAKMAKGTTTPLFVTQGFVENNTKPEEMQEYLDNHVGPERGWLGQWDHVRGGDRVGDGRLAMGREGWYDETLSFYDEYLKGIKPKVKYPAYVVEDSTGAWRTQKTWPEVKRSVTLPLGNGSYLDDGGASGRAALAASGEQTPQTLGRPSGTWDMENAPATEQPAPKGLAKGLAKLQKDGKVTSSFFVWSKPLGQSARVTGTPQVSLTAKGTGNVMLKLYDVAPNGTAVMFDEQVSLLHSGRMTVDLKATDWTLAAGHVLAVEIGSIQTGSWRATPSKETIEVKGAQLRLALNDPARDIATAGGRSPFLDTYLRQYTVNLQAGPATFTVLPGNHL; from the coding sequence GTGAACAGACGTCGCGCGGCCACCTCGGCCGCCTCGGCTCTCGTCACCACCTTCGCGTTGACCGCCACGCTCGCCGGTCCTGCCACCGCGGCGCCCGGCACGGCGACCGAGCCCACCACCACAACGCAGGCCGGGGCGGGGGCGGTTGCCACCGCGACCACCCCCGTCACGCACCAGGAGAACGACCGTGTCCCGGAGGGCTCGGTCTGGACGCAGCACTACTTCCCGTCCTCGGACCGCTCCGGCACCGAGCTGCACGCCGACGTCCTGTTGCCCGAGAACCTGCCCCGGGGCAAGAAGGTTCCCGTCATCCTGTCGATCGGCCCGTACTTCGGGCACTCCGGGCAGACGGACCCCGAGGGCTGGACGCACACCGGTCCCTCGTCCCGCTTCCAGGACTTCGTCGAGGGCACCGACCTGTTCGCCCGCGGCTATGCCTTCGTCATGGTGGACCTGCGGGGCTTCGGCGGCTCCACCGGCTGCCTCGACTGGGGCGGCCCCGGCGAGCAGGCCGATGTCAAGGCCGCGGTCGACTGGGCCTCGAAGCAGTCGTGGAGCACGGGCGCGGTGGGCATGTACGGGAAGTCGTACGACGCCGTCACAGGCCTGATCGGCAACGACCTGAAGCAGAAGCCGCTCAAGGCCGTGGTCGCCCAGGAGCCCGTCTGGGACATGTACCAGTACATCTACTCCAACGGGGTGCCCCGCCCGAACGTCACCGGCACCGCCAACGCCTACAACGGCATCGCCACGCTGCCCCAGTTGGCGGACGACGACCCGCACTACCTGGCCAACGCCGAGTGGGAGAAGACCCACCCGGAGTGCCTCACGGAGAACTCGGCCGGATACAAGATCGCCGACCAGAAGGACAAGCACTGGACGGACCGTGACCTGGCGAAGATGGCCAAGGGCACCACGACCCCGCTGTTCGTCACTCAGGGCTTCGTCGAGAACAACACCAAGCCCGAGGAGATGCAGGAGTACCTCGACAACCACGTGGGCCCCGAGCGCGGCTGGCTCGGCCAGTGGGACCATGTGCGCGGCGGCGACCGGGTCGGCGACGGGCGCCTGGCCATGGGCCGCGAGGGCTGGTACGACGAGACCCTGTCCTTCTACGACGAGTACCTCAAGGGCATCAAGCCAAAGGTGAAGTACCCGGCCTATGTCGTGGAGGACTCCACCGGTGCCTGGCGCACCCAGAAGACCTGGCCGGAGGTGAAGCGGTCCGTCACCCTGCCGCTCGGCAACGGCTCGTACCTGGACGACGGCGGCGCCTCGGGCCGTGCGGCCCTGGCCGCGTCCGGGGAGCAGACGCCGCAGACGCTCGGACGGCCGTCCGGCACCTGGGACATGGAGAACGCGCCCGCGACCGAGCAGCCGGCCCCCAAGGGACTGGCCAAGGGACTGGCGAAGCTCCAGAAGGACGGCAAGGTCACCTCGAGCTTCTTCGTGTGGTCCAAGCCGCTCGGGCAGTCCGCGCGGGTCACCGGCACCCCGCAGGTCTCCCTGACCGCCAAGGGCACGGGCAACGTCATGCTCAAGCTGTACGACGTGGCTCCGAACGGCACCGCCGTCATGTTCGACGAGCAGGTCTCCCTGCTGCACTCGGGCCGGATGACGGTCGACCTCAAGGCCACCGACTGGACCCTGGCGGCCGGGCATGTCCTGGCCGTGGAGATCGGTTCCATCCAGACAGGTTCCTGGCGGGCCACCCCGTCCAAGGAGACGATCGAGGTCAAGGGCGCGCAGCTCCGGCTGGCCCTGAACGACCCGGCCCGTGACATCGCCACCGCCGGCGGCCGCTCACCGTTCCTGGACACCTATCTGCGCCAGTACACGGTGAATCTGCAGGCCGGTCCCGCGACGTTCACGGTGCTCCCGGGCAACCACCTCTGA